From Jeotgalibaca dankookensis, one genomic window encodes:
- a CDS encoding DegV family protein, protein MKTAIVTDSTAYIPEQLREEHHIYMLPLMVHLGEESFREEIDISAEEFYEKASQLDVFPSSSQPSPGATIELFKRLSKEYDAIIAIYLSSGISGAYQSAYTLKDEFPLCPIYPFDSEISCYPQARLVLEAARLAHEGIEPERIIAQLTELRERTKAYFMVDDLTNLQKGGRLSGGAALVGSMLKIKPILHFENKEIVVFEKIRTKKKALQRIRKLLAIDIKKVDYPLVITVIHANREAAAKEIADKIQHDYPHLRVEISYFGPVIGTHLGEGAIGISWTEDVEINKLSV, encoded by the coding sequence ATGAAGACTGCAATTGTTACAGACAGTACAGCCTATATACCAGAACAGTTACGGGAAGAACATCATATTTATATGCTCCCACTGATGGTTCATTTGGGCGAAGAAAGCTTTCGCGAAGAAATTGATATTTCGGCTGAGGAATTTTATGAAAAAGCGAGTCAGCTAGATGTTTTCCCATCAAGCTCGCAACCATCTCCAGGTGCTACCATTGAACTTTTCAAACGCTTATCAAAAGAATACGATGCCATTATTGCGATTTATTTATCATCGGGTATCAGCGGGGCATACCAAAGTGCTTATACGCTGAAGGATGAATTCCCTTTATGTCCTATTTATCCTTTTGATTCAGAAATTTCTTGCTATCCGCAGGCGCGCTTAGTATTAGAAGCAGCGCGACTGGCGCATGAAGGGATTGAACCAGAACGAATCATTGCCCAACTTACTGAATTGAGAGAACGCACAAAAGCGTATTTTATGGTGGATGATTTAACTAATTTACAAAAAGGCGGACGCCTCTCTGGCGGTGCGGCCTTAGTAGGGTCCATGCTAAAAATTAAACCAATCCTTCATTTTGAAAATAAAGAAATCGTAGTCTTTGAAAAAATAAGAACGAAAAAAAAGGCTTTGCAGCGTATTCGAAAACTATTAGCAATCGACATTAAAAAAGTTGATTATCCATTAGTTATTACTGTGATTCACGCCAATAGAGAAGCAGCTGCTAAAGAAATAGCCGATAAAATTCAACATGACTATCCGCATCTTCGTGTTGAAATTAGCTATTTTGGTCCTGTTATAGGAACGCACTTAGGTGAAGGTGCAATCGGAATAAGTTGGACTGAAGATGTGGAGATAAATAAACTTAGTGTGTAA